In Xenorhabdus nematophila ATCC 19061, one DNA window encodes the following:
- the ptsJ gene encoding transcriptional regulator PtsJ: protein MEITAKTASDIFEQVRSSVLTGKLKPGTALPSVRELASELEINRNTVAAAYKKLVDHGIVISRGRKGTFISEVDSVFTLEGTPPGLALKDLAGGNPAVALLPRITPDAGFSLSAHRMYGEPAVNPALESLGREWLGQDLYHAFELNLTNGAVDAIERLLADSLIAGDKVIVEDPCFLSSINTLKNLRLTPVGISVDDEGMQDEILAEQLKQGAQAIIITPRAHNPTGCGLSKIRAARIKALLNAHPEVLIIIDDHFSLLSSCDYYDVIPEGATRWALIRSTSKFLGPDMRLAFVASDIETSFRLRKRLNSGTNWVSHILQDIVTDIMKSPQFHKELSQVKETYRAKRENLIRDLKNNNIHVPTSHDGLNIWIPLNVDIDAVIMQLAQHGWLVRNGEVFSVQASSKGLRISVSSLNETTSAIFVKSLSLVLHNQHH from the coding sequence ATGGAAATAACAGCTAAAACCGCAAGCGATATCTTTGAGCAAGTAAGATCCAGTGTATTGACTGGTAAACTTAAACCCGGCACAGCACTTCCTTCAGTACGAGAACTCGCCTCTGAACTTGAAATCAACCGGAATACCGTAGCGGCTGCTTATAAAAAACTGGTAGATCATGGTATTGTTATCAGTCGCGGCAGAAAGGGGACATTCATCAGCGAAGTTGACTCAGTTTTTACCTTGGAGGGAACACCTCCTGGTCTGGCGTTGAAAGATTTGGCTGGCGGGAACCCTGCTGTAGCATTATTGCCCCGAATCACTCCTGATGCTGGTTTCTCTTTATCGGCCCACCGAATGTACGGTGAACCTGCTGTAAACCCTGCACTGGAGAGTTTAGGGCGCGAATGGCTAGGCCAAGACCTATATCATGCTTTTGAACTAAACCTGACCAATGGTGCTGTTGATGCCATCGAACGGTTGTTGGCAGATTCTCTCATAGCCGGTGATAAGGTGATTGTTGAAGATCCCTGTTTTCTTAGCAGCATTAATACACTGAAAAATTTGCGACTTACGCCTGTCGGAATATCCGTTGATGATGAAGGGATGCAGGATGAGATTCTTGCCGAACAGCTGAAGCAAGGTGCGCAGGCCATTATCATTACACCCAGAGCACATAACCCTACGGGTTGTGGTCTGAGTAAAATCCGTGCTGCCAGAATCAAAGCACTACTCAATGCACATCCGGAAGTATTAATAATAATAGATGACCACTTTTCTCTGCTTTCATCCTGCGATTATTACGACGTTATTCCTGAGGGTGCTACCCGATGGGCATTGATCCGATCAACGTCAAAATTCCTCGGACCCGATATGCGGCTTGCTTTTGTCGCCAGCGATATTGAAACATCTTTCCGTCTGAGAAAAAGACTCAATTCCGGTACTAATTGGGTTAGCCATATCCTTCAAGATATTGTGACAGACATAATGAAATCGCCTCAGTTTCATAAAGAACTATCGCAGGTAAAAGAAACATATCGGGCTAAGCGTGAAAATCTAATTCGTGATCTTAAGAACAACAATATCCATGTTCCAACTTCTCATGACGGCTTGAATATCTGGATACCCCTGAACGTAGATATTGACGCTGTTATCATGCAACTGGCTCAGCATGGTTGGTTGGTTCGTAATGGGGAGGTTTTCAGTGTTCAAGCATCTAGCAAAGGATTACGTATAAGCGTATCAAGTCTGAATGAAACCACATCAGCAATATTTGTAAAGTCTTTATCTTTAGTTTTGCATAATCAACATCATTAA